TAGAGGGACTACATTGTTTGTATTTGTACCAGAGTTAGATGCTTACTGAAAGTAGTTTGAACGCAAAGGATCTGTGCTCAGATAAGCTTATTAAGATAGAAAATATAGAAGCTTTACAGCTTTATTATGCAAGAAAtgtaaaggaagaagaaaaactttaGAGTGTCTTCAAGATCAAATCTCTAGATTGTTTTCATAAAGAGGAAATTAGATAGTTTTTACTTGTACTAGAGTTAGATGCTCACTGAAAGTAGTTTGAAAGCAAAGGATTTGTGCTCAAATGAGTTTAACAATATAaagaataaaatatgaaaaatagtAGCTCATAAAGCTTTATCATGAAGTTTTTTTCCTTTACATTTCTTGCATAAGAAAGCTTTATGGGGTACTATTTTCATATCTTAGACTATATGTACATTGGTATGAAAAATTCAACATCCTAATTTCTACTTTTTACGTTCCAtttcattttctctcttttccacCTAACAATTCAACACccattcattttttatttattttacaataaatttgttaagtaaaattcaaatctattatATTGTTAAAAGTTCTCCGTACAACAAAAAGACACATGTGAAAAATGAGGCTCACTATCTGTTCTTTCAACCGGTTAAATCCGAGCAAGCATCCAACCGCCTCATTATTTTGACTCTTATATTTTCAACTGTTGAAAATATTCATTCAACAGCTCCAGTGTATATAGCCTTATTCTCTACGTAACTATGTTGAGAAGCTCATAAACCTTTACTACGAAGTTTGGTCAacttagaatgatatatatatcattataattgtgttgtaagaagaaaaaaatggaattgaaattaaatcgaGGCCTCATCAACCTAGGCCTTAGATTGGCCCAAACACTAGGGATAAAGTCTATCCTACACTATAGGATAAACATCGATCAAAACGGAGGGTGAATAACCGTTAGAAACCGTAAGGTTTGGTCCCACATTCTCTCAAGTCAAGGTCAGATTTATTCTCATTATCGGACACGGAAATCACTCGACGAAAAGCCAAATAAGAGACAGTCGGTCTTTTGTTTTTCTGTCGACTCATCCCTTTAATTATGCGGTcgataaatataaagtttttttttttttcaaaaataaaaaaaggacgccgaggaaagaaaaaagaataggTTAAAAAAAATCACGCGTGAAATGTACAGAGAAGCGCGTTTACTCTACAAACACTGCTACTCTACTCTCTCCTTCTTTAGAGACATCATCGTCACTCTGTTTCTTTCTTTAATGGTCGGTGAAGAACCGTGATTTGCTCCAAATCTAGACAAAAACATAACAcaaaagtctctctctctctcaatttaTCAATCTCCATCCTCCCGTTATTACCGCCACGTGTTTCTCCCCATctgtctcttctctctctctgagtCAATCGAAACAGAGAGAGACCCTTTTTGCTATGGTGGGTCAGTGTTGATTTCTCTCTCCTCTCGGCGCTCGAGTTGCGAATCTGAACAATGTTATTGACGCCGAAGATGATGATTAGCTCCTGGCTCGGCAAAGATGCGAAGAAGATTCTCAAACGCAAAGACAGTGATGCTGGTGAAAAAGgtacttcctttttttttttttactcaattAGGGTTTTTGTTACTAAATCAAGAAACGATCTTTGAGCtgtgatttgatttgattctcgGTTTCAGGGAAAGCGTTAGAGGACTTGCGAGCTTCGTTGTTCAACAGATTCCGTTCGCCGGAGACTCCAAAGagacagcagcagcagcagcagacaCACCGTGTCTGTGGCCCAACCGTTGCTCTCACTTTCAACTTCTTCGTTGCTATTAGCATTATCTTCATGAACAAATGGGTAACtctcacttttttttgtaaactcttTTCTATTCATCAAAACTAATcaagaattttgtttttttttttaattcggcAGGTGCTTAAAAACATAGGCTTTGAGTTCCCAGTGTTCCTCACTTTCATCCACTACGTTGTAGCTTTTATTCTAATGGCTCTTCTCAAATCATTCTCCCTTCTCCCCGCTCCACCTCCTTCCTCCAAGTCATCCTCTCTTTCCCTCTACACTCTCGGCATTGTTATGTCGCTCTCTACTGGTCTCGCTAATGTTAGCCTCAAGTACAACAGGTTTTGTGAATTATCCTCTCTATCTCCTCTGGTAAGTCTCATTACGTTTCTCTCACCACGGTGGTGTTTTGTTTCACAGTGTTGGATTCTACCAGATGGCCAAAATCGCGGTCACGCCTTCTATAGTCTTTGCAGAGTTCTTGTGGTATAGAAAGAGAGTTTCTTTCATGAAGGTTAGCTGAGATTCTCTCTCTAAAATTAGTTGCACATATTGCTAGGGGTGCAGTTACAAAAAGGTTAAGGCGCATTAGAAATATTAAGGGGTGTGACATgcaaatttaattaatcatcacTTGtgcaaaatttaattaattggATTTGCAATGATTCATTAGGAGCAAAGAGAAAGGCTTTGGTATAGTAACTAACTTTGTGGCTGATGTTACTTTTTTCCAGGTGGTTGCACTGACAGTTGTATCAGTGGGAGTTGCGGTTGCGACTGTAACGGATTTACAGTTTAGTCTTTTTGGTGCTTGTGTGGCTTTAGCGTGGATCATACCCAGCGCTACCAACAAAATCTTATGGTCTAATATGCAACAACGAGAGAACTGGACCGCATTAGCGTATGTTTGAATCAAAATCATATTCTTATTATGTTTAATTTCATTTATTCTCCCTGTATCATCAACATATCTCTTTATGAATTAAACAGGTTGATGTGGAAGACAACACCAATCACCCTCTTGTTTCTAGTGTCAATGATACCGTTCTTGGATCCACCTGGCGCTCTGTCCTTCGACTGGAGCCTTGCCAATACCTCCGCCATTTTCCTTTCAGCGTTTCTTGGTTTCTTTCTTCAGTGGTCAGGAGCCTTAGCTCTCGGGTGGGTTAACCTTTTTCATGTAATGTTAATTAGTGTGGTCGGAACGCAATACTTATATGTTGTCCATTTTCTGCAGAGCAACTTCTGCGATCACGCACGTTGTCTTGGGACAGTTCAAGACATGTGTCCTCCTCCTTGGGAATTTCTACATCTTCGGGTCGAATAGTGGTGTGGTTAGCGTTTGCGGTGCGATTGTGGCGATTATTGGGACGTCTTTGTATACTTACCTTAACACGAGAGGTCAATCTCTTAAggcttcgtcttcttcttcttctcttttggaCAAGAAGTCAAGATTCAGTGAGCTTAAGGATGATGAGAAGAATCTTCTTGAACCTTACGGCTCTGACGCGGTTTAGCCTAGTCTCTTAACGTTTCTTTTCTAGTAtagttttaattgattttttttccacgTTCACTACTTATTAGATTCGTATTTTCAACTTTTTGGTCTCTTTTTTTCTGTGTTGATTCTAACTTCTAATTTTATCCCTGAAAGTAAACCATTTTGGTAGCAAGTGTTTTCAATTAAACGGTTatgttctgtttttcttttgtcaagtTTTGGAGATGTATATGTGctgtattttgaaattttaataatttttcagaTGAAGAATTTAGTTTCCCACTATTTCaagttataatatatgttttggaattttttttctaacaaaatAAGAATCCAGAAAGACTTTAATAATCAAATTGGTATTTCTGTATGTATATATAACGGTATTTGACAGGTGAATACAACAGTTATATACTAACTTATTctgtttatattattaaaatataatcacATATCTCATAGTTTAAATTCAACAAAAgtgtaaactatttttaatgtttcttgCCTGCCTGCATTTGGTATGAATACATTAGCAAATGAAACATTCAGTATGCATAGAACACTGaaaataccttttttttttttactcaaaaaaaaaacaaataaactaaTGTCATCTGAATGATCTAGGCTTTGAGGGCTGAGTAACTTACAAAATGAAATGGGCCAGTTTTGAGGCTCATTTGTTTTTTTCGTTCTTAATGCGTGATGTAACAAACTAATGTCATCTGAATGAGAGTATCGAGAAACAAACAACGGATGAAAAGCTGAGCGGTTACATAAGTATCCAAAGCAATACACAAGGGATTGCTCTTACTCTCCTAGTCTTGGAGATAAGATTACTCTTAAGCAGAAAGGAAAAAGTAAACTGAACCCACTCACCATCCTCTCTCCCTTAAGTTGAGGTACTCTACTAATAATCTTCAAGTTATCAAATAGTGAATACTGATTATCTTAGTTTCAGGCTCGGTATTTTGGTGTCACTGAGTTCTCaagacaaacaaaaattattctGTAAATCTTTCAGGTCCAGACAACAGTATCTGCGATTTTGAGTCCTTTTCCCTTTAATCTGCTATATGAGCAGCATTATAATCATGAGGAATAATATTAAGATGTATGGACGAGTTGGATTCTGtgttatttttcctttttgctTTGGTGAGATAGTGTGCACAAGCAGGAATGGGAAATCTCacaatttatcaaattaaaaaaattctaactcTAAACTATAGTACGTTAGTTACTACCATACAAACTTATGCAGTGAATAAAAAACACGTCGAAGTGAAATACTAGTTTTCTTATCCGTACCTAAATTGTATGATAACGAGTGAACGATGATTTCGCATGTGATTAATtaaacttatgttttaaaacaagaTTTGGTGACTATAACATGCTCATGTCTGatcatatcaaatttgaaacaGTATGAACATTAAGGAAGGCcctttctcaacagattttgtttcCTACTCTATTCACAAAAACTTCTGTAAACTTCAAAACGTTATAAATATTGTGCTCCTAGTATAAATATGTTATTCTGTTACCCATCAATAATTTAcgcttaaaatttaaaaatatccttGTCATATAAATTGCTGTTCGTTTGCTCGTCCATGTGATCCATCTGGGTTGAAGATGCAAAGCGATGttcgttttgtgcattataatgctacatccagatggatcacccaactgaatttttaaaacctcatctcaaattctcacccaaacgaaggtgagtcttgatggtacatctggatgcagatgcatctagttcagtccaaaatgataaatgacaaaaataatcttttaaaatcaaaatattattttcaaaccaaaaattctatttttttgcatatacatttttccgccagaactgaaaaatgcatttttccgccaaaacttaaaaacaaattttcccgcaaaaaccgcaaaaatgcattttctgcaaaaaaagtaaaaacgcACTTTTTGGTCAAACCAGTAAAACCGCACTTTTCGGTCAAACCAGTAAAACCGCACTTTTCGGCCAAAACCAGGAAAAACGCATTTCTCCGCcgaaaccggaaaaacgcatttttccgctaaaacccaAAAACGCATATTCCTGCCAAACCCTCCAAAAAGCATTTAccggccaaaaccgcaaaaagcatttttccgccgaaaccggaaaaactcatttttcccgcgaaaaccggaaaacacaattttcctgTGAATAtcggaaaaacac
The window above is part of the Brassica napus cultivar Da-Ae chromosome C3, Da-Ae, whole genome shotgun sequence genome. Proteins encoded here:
- the LOC106387319 gene encoding nucleotide-sugar uncharacterized transporter 1; amino-acid sequence: MLLTPKMMISSWLGKDAKKILKRKDSDAGEKGKALEDLRASLFNRFRSPETPKRQQQQQQTHRVCGPTVALTFNFFVAISIIFMNKWVLKNIGFEFPVFLTFIHYVVAFILMALLKSFSLLPAPPPSSKSSSLSLYTLGIVMSLSTGLANVSLKYNSVGFYQMAKIAVTPSIVFAEFLWYRKRVSFMKVVALTVVSVGVAVATVTDLQFSLFGACVALAWIIPSATNKILWSNMQQRENWTALALMWKTTPITLLFLVSMIPFLDPPGALSFDWSLANTSAIFLSAFLGFFLQWSGALALGATSAITHVVLGQFKTCVLLLGNFYIFGSNSGVVSVCGAIVAIIGTSLYTYLNTRGQSLKASSSSSSLLDKKSRFSELKDDEKNLLEPYGSDAV